Below is a genomic region from uncultured Methanobrevibacter sp..
ATTCCAGTCGTAATCAGTCGGAGTTACAAGATCTGTGTTGTTAAGCACTGTCAGCGAACCTGATTTCTTTGCATCATCCGACTCTATTTCAATAGCTGACTCCATCAGCTTGTCACCGTTGACCGCTTTTGCCACGTCATCTATTTGAGCATCAGTTGCATTCTCTTCGACAACAAGTTTTGAGTCATAATGATTAATCTGATTGTATTCCCACTCCTTTAAATCGTTCATTCCATCATACATTCCGAATGCACATACAAGAAGTGCACTGCATCCTATTACCCCAATAATTGTCATCAGTGCCCTGAACTTATTTCTTTTTGCATCACACCAGTTCCAGCGAACATTAAATGACAGGCGTTTCCAGATTGGCAGTTTCTCTAAAAACCCTGATGTGGATACTTTAGGCACTTTCGGTCTTATTGTATCTGCCGGTTTTTCATCAGAAATGCTTTTGACTGAATAGTATGAAACGGCAAGTGACATCAGAACCATGAGAACTGCAACATATACAAAGTTCATGCTCCATGCAGGATTCCATGACGGCAGCTTATAGGTTGCGCTCATTGACGGATAGAACAGCTGAGGCAATGTCATAGGACCCAGAATTAAACCTAAAATGGAGCCTATCAACACCAGCCAGAAACCGTAGGAAATGTAATGCAGGATAATTGAACTGTTTTTAAATCCGCTGGCCTTTAAAATACCTATTTGTGTTCTCTGATGAGTAATTATTCTTGTCATTGTTGTTAAAAGAATCAGCATTGCAATAAGAATAAATACAACAGGGAAAATATCTCCCATCATCTTGTGCTGGTCCATCTCTTCTGAAAACTGGCTGACGCTTGAATGTTGTGACCTTTCAACAAATGAACTGTAATAGCCGTCGAGCTTATATGACAGAATATCATTGAAGTTTTCAGGTGTTCCGTCAAATTTAACCTCTAAAACGTTATATAAAATGTTATCGCCAGGATATGCATTATGTGAAAGATATGCAAAACCAATCTTGTTAAAGTCCGGAATTACAGAATATGATGATGCGTGATAGACATATTCCGGTGAATATCCAAGTCCCTTAATTTCCTTTTCGATTTTGTGGCCTTCGAATTAAAAGGTAATGTTGTCTCCTACTTTAAGGCCCTTTGCATCTGCAAAACTTTTATCAAGCCATACG
It encodes:
- a CDS encoding ABC transporter permease, with the translated sequence MDQHKMMGDIFPVVFILIAMLILLTTMTRIITHQRTQIGILKASGFKNSSIILHYISYGFWLVLIGSILGLILGPMTLPQLFYPSMSATYKLPSWNPAWSMNFVYVAVLMVLMSLAVSYYSVKSISDEKPADTIRPKVPKVSTSGFLEKLPIWKRLSFNVRWNWCDAKRNKFRALMTIIGVIGCSALLVCAFGMYDGMNDLKEWEYNQINHYDSKLVVEENATDAQIDDVAKAVNGDKLMESAIEIESDDAKKSGSLTVLNNTDLVTPTDYDWNKVDIKDEEVSISQKMADMLDVKVGDTVKWHIMGSDKWVKTKIDKIHADPISQGFIMSADKLEDLDLNYTPTSIVTAEHVNQSYDGVKAASSLKDMTSSWDELTESMWLLIYILIFFASLLAIIVLYNLGLLSFTEIEREIATLKVLGFKSGFLRRLLLTQNLWFTAAGFILGLPVGYVILAIMWESSGDSFYILPSISLSNFILTAVITFALSILVNLMFSRKIKKLDMVESLKSGE